The nucleotide sequence TTTTCTTACCGAAAAGGAATGGTACCGCATGATGCGCATGCTAAGAATCAGATCAGAACATCATTTTTCAAATGTCATGGCGTCGGCCATCATTTCTGCTGCAATTGGAATTCTATATTTCAGTTTTGACCCCGCTCCCGCTGATGCTGATCCGAATGATATGGCACTGGTCGCCGCCAAACCGGTTCCCATCCCGGTGATTGCTTATAAGCCGACGGAAATGTCAGATTCAAAACCGTCAGATAAGCCGGGTGAAGCAAAGCAGCAGGCTCAACAGGCGAACGGGATGTTGACCGGTCGCATGGCGATTTTGATGAATCAGCTGCTGCTGGAAAAAGGTTGTCGCTACCTGGAGACCATTCCCGACTATACTGCCACCTTCGCCAAACAGGAATATGTGGGGGGCGAACTGTCTGAGAACCAGGTCATCAATCTGAAATGCCGTCACAAGCCGTTCAGCGTTTACATGAAGTGGATTGTCGGCGATAAGGGACAGGAACTGCTGTACGTGGATGGCGAAAACGAAGAAAAAATGCTGGTCAAAATGGGTGGGTTAAAAGGACGACTGGTTCCCACGCTGAAACTGGATCCTCATGGTTCACTGGCAATGCAGGAATCTCGTTATCCGATTACCAAAGCGGGAATCAAAGCGCTGGCGGAAACCATTATCGAATACCGTAAAAAAGATCTGGATGAGAATCTGAATACAGAATGCGTGATGATTCCCAACCAGAAATATGACGGCAAAGACTGTTACTGTTTCATCGCTCATTTTGCCAATCGGAAAGAGTCAGAAAACTATCGTAAATCGATCATCTATATCGACCAGAACACATGTCTGCCAATTTTCGTTCGCGGTTTTGGCTGGCCCTCAGAGGATCTGGCCAATGCTTCTGCTGAAGAACTGGATGAAAAGACGCTGATCGAATCCTATTCATTCACCGATATCAATCTGAAATCAGAACTGGCTACGACCGAATTTGATCACACCAACAGCAATTACCGCTTCCGCCGTTAAGAGCTGAATCAGGAATTTGATGGAAGGCCTGCATCGCCTGTCTGAGATTTATCAGAGTTTCAGATGGGCGATTGCTTCTTCCGGGGGTACGATATAGCTCAGGTAGAACGGGCCAAATTCGGCGTACTTTGCAGATGCTTTATCAAACCGCATGGTGTAGACGATTTCTTTGATGGGCTCGGGGGCACGACCCCAGAGAGTCACTCCCCACTCCCAGTCATCAAACCCGGTTGAAGCCGTAATGACCTGTACGACGCGACCGGCGAACTTCATTCCGCTCATCCCGTGTTCGGCCATCATGCTGTAGCGATTGCTGAACTGTTCCATATACCAGTTGGCACCGGGAACACGTGACTTGTTCATCGGGTAAAAGGTGCAGACCGGAAAATCGGGGAACTCGGGATAGATCCGCTGCTGGTTCATCGCGGGCAGGCGGCTTTTATAAGCTTTGATTTTCGCCTGGAATGCGGGGCCTTCCGGATCGGTCCCTTCCCGCTTAAGCTTGGCTGCAAACTGTTCGAGCGTGGGAACGTATTCTGAAATTTCAGTAATCGAAACGAACGAATACGTGGGGATCAACGCCGGTCCCAGTCCACAGCTGCGAATGGCCTGCTTGATACCGTCGATTTTGATCGGGTCCGGATCCATCACCAGCACCTGCAGATCGGCTTTATGGCCGGAAACGATTGAGGTCTGCATGCGAATGGGGGCATCTTCTGCTTCCGCATCCAGAATAGCTGCCAACTGTCTGCGCCCCTCCGCCCGGGTAGCCTGGTCAATTTGATTCAACGCCCCCTGGTCGACACGATAGTACAGGTGCAGGCAATGCCAGCCTTCTGTCATATTGGTTGTGGGGTCAGGAAGCTCTGCTGCTGTATGAGGAGGACGGTTCACGTCGAAGTACCTTGTCTATGAGAAAAAAGAGCGTCTATGCGATAATCGGGCAGAATCATCGGCGGTTGATGATCTGTGCTGCCGGTGACTCTATTCCGATTATAACGGCGCAGCGGAAATGAGCAAACAGAGCGAAGACTCCGGTTTGAAACTCGCTGCGATTTCTCTGCGTCATTTCTGAATCTGGAGTCGACTTTGATCCCAGCCCAGCTTATTGCTGACCTCAGCGGGATATTTCCAGTCCTCTGGTTTTGCTTTGGTTACGACCACAGGACTGCGCGTTGCCGCCATGGCGAGCGTCTGAGGCAGATCCAGGTAGCGCAGCACATTCAGTAACGCTGGTCCCTGCTGATGTGAAACAGGCAGACCTTCCAGTTCCAGCGCTGCAATCCCGGTTTCGAAGAGTGAGGCATACAGGCACAAAACTGCTGCGTCACCGCTGGCTTGCAAAGTCAATTGCGCACCAGAAGAGTCGGTGAGTGATTTCAATGTCTGAATGGCACGACGAATATCCCAGACCTGCATACCTTCCAGGGATTGTCCCAGCAGATAGAAACGCCGACGGATCTGAACCTGTTTCTTCTTATTCTGATTCCATTCGCTCAAGCCGATGCCCCGTGGGGCAAAGTAGGCGATGGGTGCTCCGTTTTCCAGAATCTGTTTGCGAAATTCCTGGAACCGTTTTTTACTTTCAGGGGCAGACGCATTTTCAGCCTGGATCCCTGGAAAAAAGGGAACGATGTATTTGAAATCACGTTCCCAGTCCGTCTGATTGAGCACGACCAGATTGATATTGTCGATTTTTGTGGCATCGCTGTCTGCCGGCAAAACGACGAACAGGTCGAGCGGTACATGATTCTGGCTGTCGAAGGAGATCGTCTGCAGAACAAGGCCGTCTTTCGTGATTGATCTTATTTCAGGTTTGCTGGCGTTCACTTTTTCAGGCCAGGCACGGAAAGATTTCTGCAGCAACTGCTGTTTCCAGCGTTCGGTCTGCTGTTCCCATTCCTGCGTGTCAGCCGGAACCGGTGCGGGGTCTGCCAGCTTGACAAAGGATTCCTGGATTTTCGCGTTCTTCTGGTCTGCGGGGAGAGTCTGGAAGACTTTCAGTTCTTCGGGTGTATGGAACTTCGTGGCCGCCATTTCGATCAGGCTGTCATCCCCTTTGAGGAAATGATTGAACCAGCGGAAGGCGTGAATGCGTAGTTCCTGCGTATCCTTATGCGGTCCTTCGGTGATCTGCAGGCCCAGGTTCTGGGGTACGCCGTACAAGTCATAGATCTGCATCGTACTGCGGTAGACCTCGACCACGCCGTCGAGTGGAAAAATGCTGTCCTTGTCGGTATTTGAGATCAACAATGGTCGCGGTGCGACGAGGGCAGCGACCTGGGCGTAATCCCATTGATACGTATTGACCATAAACATACAGTCGCAGTGCCCTTCAATCACGCCGTCGATCACATGATTTTTCAACGTCGTGATCCCGGCGACCGGGACGGCAGCTTTGATGCGTTCATCCAGTGCCGCAATCCACCAACTGTAGGCGCCGCCGCCGGAACGACCGGTGACACCCAGTTTTTCGCCATCCACTTCAGGACGTGACTGCAGGTAGTCGAGTGCGCGAATGCAGTTCCAGGCTTCGACGCCGGCAGGAGTGTAACCGCGCGAGAGCCATTCCCACATCCCTTCCCGAAAGGTCCCATGATGCAGGCCTGCGATTTCTCCTAACTGAAGTGTATCGATTGTCAAACAGACATAGCCATTGCGGGCAAACCATTCGCCGTGATGCTGGTAGTGCACCTTGTTACCGTAAATGATCCCGTTTTTCTTAACGCCGCCATGACCGCAGACATACAGAATCGCAGGAATCTTGCCTTCCTGTTTCGCGGGACGATACAGGTTGCCGGTGACATACAGGCCAGGCCGGGATTGAAACGTGATGTTTTCGACGATAAAGCCATCGCTTTCGATCGTACCTGTGATTTCCGGTTTCAGCTCGGTTTTCGCAGGCTGTGGCGACAATCCCAGCATTTCAAACAGCTGTTTGCGGTAAGTGACGCGTTTCTTTTTCCAGTCTTCAAGATCTGTAATGTTTTTGAGACTGTTGTTGGCCAGTTGCATTGTCTGATCATAAAAATAATCACTCAGGTTCTGATCTGCGGTGCTGGAGCCAATGACTTTGCGAGGGTCGGCTGCCTGAGAAGCACTATGGGAAACCAGGAGAGCCAGTAAGGTCAACCAGAGAAACGGAGAACGGAGTGGTTTCAGAGCCATGATCATTCCTGTTGTCAGCTGAGGTGGGAAACGGGAGAGTGCGCAATTCGTTAACAAGGGTAATTATTGTAGCAGTGTTGGTGCAACCTGTCAGTAGAGTGGTGAGAAAACCTGATGATCGTAGCCCGAATTCTGGCCAGATGATTCGGTGGTTGTTTAGAGAAAGATCTCTTTCTCATGGATTTTGCTGTGGGGAACGAAGCCGGCCCGTTGCGCTTCTTCGACCAGTTCTGCCCCTGCGCCGCGATAGGCAAATAGCGCCTCGCCCGGACTGACATGCTGGTTCCAGCGTGACTGGAAGATGGCGACCAGACGTTTGTTGCGTGCCAGTGCCGCCGGTACTGCGTGGACCATCGCCAGTTCCTGTTCCGTCTTGCGAAAAAAACGTCCCAGCAGATCAGGCAGTAATCGCGAGATCCAGGTGTCTTCGATCTGATTCACGTGCCGGGGAATGACATAGCGGGCTCCCTGAACCGGACCGAACACCTGATTGACGGCGTCAAGAAACAGTTCGCAGTCTGCTTCGGAAGCACGGTCCAGAAAGACGCGAATATAGTTACCGGAGCGGGCACCGATCTGCAGTGAGGATTCGTGCGAAAGCTGTCCCGCTTCCTGTAACGATTCCAGTACAGCGCGGCTGACCGCTTTCGTTAACGATTCCGCCGACCAGGGGGAACGCAGCCCCTGAAACGGCATAAAGCCCCAACCGGACCCTTTGCGGCTCGAACTGTTGATCTCAATCGATTTCAACGGGATGCCCTGATAGGGTTCGCCGATCTTCCAGAGCTTGCGGGATTCCGCACGTTTGGTGGAACGGGTCAGCATATCGCTGTTGAGCAACTGGACCGATTCTTCCAGACCTTCCGGTTTGAGTTCGGTAAACGCGGCGTGCACGTGGCCGACCCCTTTTTCAATCAGGCCGTCATCGGTGACGCCAAACAGACGACAATGTTTTTTATTGAAACGTTCGTAGTCGTCCAGCCCTTTCGTAAATTCGGGAGCAATGCAGACCACGTCCCAGTTATTGGCAACTTTTTCGGGCTGATCCGGGTCGAGACGGAATGAACGCCCCCGCAGCTGATTGACGGTCATCGAAGTGGTGACGGTCGTCAGATCGATGAGTACGTTGATCTTATTCGCGTCCCAGCCTTCGCCCAGCAGACCCCGTGTGCCTACCAGACAGCGGGTGACACCTGCCTGGAACAGATCGGTAATCATCTCTACATACACGCGCGGCGACCATTGCGAACCACTGCCGTTGAGCAGGTCAAAGCCGTCAAACGGTTCGCGACTGAGCGTGACATCAATGTCGCGTGCACGCAGCCACTCTTCCGCCCTGCTCTGCAACTGATCGGCAATGTCGTCGTCAACCAGTACACTGGAGCCGGTCAGCAGCACCGGGTTCAGCCAGTCGGTCGGCGGATTGTTGACCAGTTGTTTGAAGGCGGCAATCGCACCGCCCGCTTCCTCATCGAGCAGATGTTCCACCTCGGCGGATGTGGCCGACGTTTTTTCGAAATCAGCGATTACCACCGCACGGATATTCTCACGCAGGTTCTCAATCTCCTGGCTGAGAATCGGCACCAGCGCTTTGATTTTATTTCGCGAGTAGGCAATCACTCGACCGACGGGGGACGCACACGCCTGACAGCCCGTTTCGGTGATCTGCAGGCCCAGCAGGCGAAGCTGGTCGACAGCCTGTTGCGCTAATTCCTGATCTGCTTGAGACGGAGACCGCCTGAGGCGATGCCGAATGTAACGATCGAGCACGGGAGCCCAGTAGTTCAAGCGGGGAATGTCTTCCTCCATCAGATCGACAGAAAGCGGAGGCACGTGCGGTGGAAGTGGGATGCCGCGGTGTTGCAGAAACAGACGCGAGGCATCTGCCAGGGAGGGATCACGTCGTTCAAACGTCGTCCAGTCTTCCACCACCTGGCCTGAAGGAAGCTCCAGTTCTGTCAGCAGCTGCAGCAACCAGTCCTGCAGCGGTTCAGCGCGTTCGACAGACGGCGGTTCCTCTGTTTCTGAATCAGGTAAACTTTCCGGTTCTGATACCGTTTCGCTGACGCGGGCAGTACACAGGGTTTCCATGATCAGTTGCAGTTGGTCGTCTGTATTGGCGACGTACGATAATTCTTCCGGAGACGGCCGCACGAAATACGCCAGATCCTGATAGGGAGCCAGGTAACCGTCTTTGACGACCGCCGGGATCGGAACTTCGTAA is from Gimesia maris and encodes:
- a CDS encoding DUF1571 domain-containing protein, with amino-acid sequence MMRMLRIRSEHHFSNVMASAIISAAIGILYFSFDPAPADADPNDMALVAAKPVPIPVIAYKPTEMSDSKPSDKPGEAKQQAQQANGMLTGRMAILMNQLLLEKGCRYLETIPDYTATFAKQEYVGGELSENQVINLKCRHKPFSVYMKWIVGDKGQELLYVDGENEEKMLVKMGGLKGRLVPTLKLDPHGSLAMQESRYPITKAGIKALAETIIEYRKKDLDENLNTECVMIPNQKYDGKDCYCFIAHFANRKESENYRKSIIYIDQNTCLPIFVRGFGWPSEDLANASAEELDEKTLIESYSFTDINLKSELATTEFDHTNSNYRFRR
- the hemQ gene encoding hydrogen peroxide-dependent heme synthase — protein: MNRPPHTAAELPDPTTNMTEGWHCLHLYYRVDQGALNQIDQATRAEGRRQLAAILDAEAEDAPIRMQTSIVSGHKADLQVLVMDPDPIKIDGIKQAIRSCGLGPALIPTYSFVSITEISEYVPTLEQFAAKLKREGTDPEGPAFQAKIKAYKSRLPAMNQQRIYPEFPDFPVCTFYPMNKSRVPGANWYMEQFSNRYSMMAEHGMSGMKFAGRVVQVITASTGFDDWEWGVTLWGRAPEPIKEIVYTMRFDKASAKYAEFGPFYLSYIVPPEEAIAHLKL
- a CDS encoding alpha/beta hydrolase family protein, translating into MALKPLRSPFLWLTLLALLVSHSASQAADPRKVIGSSTADQNLSDYFYDQTMQLANNSLKNITDLEDWKKKRVTYRKQLFEMLGLSPQPAKTELKPEITGTIESDGFIVENITFQSRPGLYVTGNLYRPAKQEGKIPAILYVCGHGGVKKNGIIYGNKVHYQHHGEWFARNGYVCLTIDTLQLGEIAGLHHGTFREGMWEWLSRGYTPAGVEAWNCIRALDYLQSRPEVDGEKLGVTGRSGGGAYSWWIAALDERIKAAVPVAGITTLKNHVIDGVIEGHCDCMFMVNTYQWDYAQVAALVAPRPLLISNTDKDSIFPLDGVVEVYRSTMQIYDLYGVPQNLGLQITEGPHKDTQELRIHAFRWFNHFLKGDDSLIEMAATKFHTPEELKVFQTLPADQKNAKIQESFVKLADPAPVPADTQEWEQQTERWKQQLLQKSFRAWPEKVNASKPEIRSITKDGLVLQTISFDSQNHVPLDLFVVLPADSDATKIDNINLVVLNQTDWERDFKYIVPFFPGIQAENASAPESKKRFQEFRKQILENGAPIAYFAPRGIGLSEWNQNKKKQVQIRRRFYLLGQSLEGMQVWDIRRAIQTLKSLTDSSGAQLTLQASGDAAVLCLYASLFETGIAALELEGLPVSHQQGPALLNVLRYLDLPQTLAMAATRSPVVVTKAKPEDWKYPAEVSNKLGWDQSRLQIQK
- a CDS encoding DEAD/DEAH box helicase — encoded protein: MNDGFPEIRFQGQLRPSQAEAIAVVEQQLAAGQKRLHVVAPPGSGKTVLGLFLWAHHIRKPALVLSPNSAIQSQWAARTDLFQSTLTPKQLVSTETGGSALLTSLTYQSVTLPRRGDADLEADALDFWIDVLIYKEQAQDPAEAEIWINDLKVHNPDYYEKRMRVYRKAVRDDAILKGNALEMLHDSSQQTLETFKQQGVGLIILDECHHLMGHWGRVLADAHDYLDQPVIIGLTATPPDEKGKRPDDIDRYNDFFGPIDYEVPIPAVVKDGYLAPYQDLAYFVRPSPEELSYVANTDDQLQLIMETLCTARVSETVSEPESLPDSETEEPPSVERAEPLQDWLLQLLTELELPSGQVVEDWTTFERRDPSLADASRLFLQHRGIPLPPHVPPLSVDLMEEDIPRLNYWAPVLDRYIRHRLRRSPSQADQELAQQAVDQLRLLGLQITETGCQACASPVGRVIAYSRNKIKALVPILSQEIENLRENIRAVVIADFEKTSATSAEVEHLLDEEAGGAIAAFKQLVNNPPTDWLNPVLLTGSSVLVDDDIADQLQSRAEEWLRARDIDVTLSREPFDGFDLLNGSGSQWSPRVYVEMITDLFQAGVTRCLVGTRGLLGEGWDANKINVLIDLTTVTTSMTVNQLRGRSFRLDPDQPEKVANNWDVVCIAPEFTKGLDDYERFNKKHCRLFGVTDDGLIEKGVGHVHAAFTELKPEGLEESVQLLNSDMLTRSTKRAESRKLWKIGEPYQGIPLKSIEINSSSRKGSGWGFMPFQGLRSPWSAESLTKAVSRAVLESLQEAGQLSHESSLQIGARSGNYIRVFLDRASEADCELFLDAVNQVFGPVQGARYVIPRHVNQIEDTWISRLLPDLLGRFFRKTEQELAMVHAVPAALARNKRLVAIFQSRWNQHVSPGEALFAYRGAGAELVEEAQRAGFVPHSKIHEKEIFL